The genomic DNA GCCCATACCTGCGCCCAAAGGGGAGTAGTTCAAAGTCCAGGTACAGGGGATGGCTTGGGTCTAAAATGATTTTGTGAGCCTtacggagggccctgaccttaaagatctcatccaggcctgactgtttgactccaagtaccttgcttTCTGTGGTAATAATCCTTCTCAAcatatttctctggctgacagtggcattgccaaaccaacaaacaatacaaaaagttAAAATACTCTCAATAAAATATTTGTAAAACAGAGTCAATATAGTACAGTCTACTTAAGATCCAGCTTTTTGAGAAAGTTGTCTCTTTTTGTAGATCAGGTTTGTACATTTACACCACTGAAGCTTATTGTCCAAAAGGACACACAGATGTTTGTATTCCTCTATAATCTCTATGTTCtgacctctgatagatgttgcagaggtaggtgttgtaTGCTTCCTGAAGTCAATGCACATCTCTTTGTCTTGTTGGTATTGAGGACCAAGTGtgattcctcacaccactctacaaagtcatctaggaccgggccatgatgttcctcgtCATCATGCAACAGGCTGATCAAGGCAGTGTCATCAGCGAACTTAACGAGGTGTCTCTCAGTATGGGAACTAGCACAACTATTAGTGTACAAGATGTACAGGAGTGGGGACAAAACAGATCCCTGAGGAGAGCCTGTGTTGGTATTGCGTGTATCCAACAGGTGGGGACCTATTTTGACTCGCTGTGAGCGTTGGCTCAGGAAGTCCAACAGCCACAAAACCAGCCCCCAATCTATGGAGAAGTCCCGAATGAGTCTCTGTGCCAGAATGTAAGGCTGGATTGTGTTGAAGGCAGAagaaaagtcaacaaacagaACCCTGACATGGGATTTGGCACCCTCCAGATGTCTAGCCagtagcataccaccctgcatactactgctggcttgcttctgaagctaagcagggttggtcctggtcagtccctggattggagaccagatgctgctggaagtggtgatggagggccagtaggaggcactctttcctctggtctaaaaaatatcccaatgccccaggccAGTGATTAGGGACACTGCCCAGTGTAGGGTgcagtctttcggatgggatgtgaaacgggtgtcctgactctctgcggtcattaaagatcccatggcacttatcgtaagagtaggggtgttaaccctggtgtcctggctaaattcccaatcggGCCATCACGGTCAACTAATAatcccagtttacaattggctcattcatccccctcctctcccctgtaactattccccaggtcgttgctgcaaatgagaatgtgttcttattcaacttacctggtaaaataaaagaTAATTAAATTATAGACCATGTTAAGGAGGGTAAGAATGGCATAATCAACTCCTCTGCTAGGCTGATAGGCAAAGTGAAATGGGTCGAGAAGCTTCTGGGGGACACTGAGAATATGACTTTCACAATTTTCTCAAGGCATTTCATTGCTAAGGATGTCAAGGcgacagggcggtagtcattcaGCACAGAGGAATTGGGTATAATTATTGAGTTTTTCCACAATACTGGCACGTGTTGCTGGTTGAGTGAGGATTGGAAAATGTCTAGCCTTATAAAAACACCAGCCTTATTGTCCAGCACAGTGAATTACCACTTTTTTTTCTCATAGACGGTGTGGAGTCTGACGAGAGACTAATCTTAGTTTAATAATAATTTTGACATCCGTCTGGTTCATGTTTTTCCCTCCTTTATTGCCTGCTCATTACACTACAAATTACTTTATTACAATTGATATAATTAAACACGGTACTATATCATTTCAATCACACAGTGCTCACATAGGCCTACTTAATTAATACACTGTACAGAGAATCATTTGAAATATGATTCAGCTGATAATAATTATTCGAAAATAATTCATTAAGAAAAACGGAATATAATGCAACACAAACTAAATGCACATACTAAAAACGAATGACCCTTCACAAGACTTAATCATTCATACCAACTTCAGAACATTTGAACTATCAAATGTTTAAATAAACAGACAAatgcagaggagaaggaggacatAAGGAGATGGGGGACTTCATCATGAGAAAAAGACTGaaagttgagagagagagtggagtggtCTCACTACTACTCCTGTACAACAAGAGGAAGCAATCAAATTGAAGAGAACCAATAAGTGAGTATGGGAATAAACGTGCTGCAAATCATATCTGAAATACGtattggccttgaaatacagggaAATAGAATGTAATGTTCTCATGACAAAGTCTTTGATCCTCTTAGCAACAGACGGTTCTTGCGGTTCCCTGAAGTTATGATCGGCATACAGTTATGGTCTGGCTTTAACTTATTACAGTAGATCACAGGTTTTCTGGAATGAAAGTGTTTGTTGGCTTTAGAGTCTAATGGTTTGGATCAGTCCTCTTGAACGTGCATGGGGTTCATGACCACGGTCGTGGCATCCTGGAACAAGGGATTTTTCATCTGAAACACAAAAGGACCAAACAAGAGAGCAGTTTAGTACAGAGGGAGCATCATGTTATCATCAATCACTTTCAACACCTAACCTTACAAATCTTGCATTAAAGACTCATTAAGTTGATTATTTTCTTTAAGATCAATACTAAACAACCACAAAAAGACCAAACATATTCACACAAACAATGATGAAATCCGCTATTCATATAAAAAACTATGAAACAGAATAATAGAAAGTTATTTGGTTATGACAAGCAACCAGTTATTGCAGGGACATTTAGCCTATCTCACGTCATGGTGATTCATTGTCATGTGTGTGCTGTTCTTTCTCTCACATCTTGCCAGACTTCGGCCTCCTTTGCTTTGAGGAAGCTGTCATACTCTCTCCGGTAGTGGAGCTCTAGCATAAGCCTGCTAATGAGGATCACTGCGATGCCGATGAAGATGATGCTGGACACAGAGCTGCCGATGATCACGTAAGTCTTGTCAATAGAGCCTGCCAGGAATGTGGAGAGGAAGCGGTTGTAGTAAAACATGTGTCCTGACTGGGCCCCAGTttccctggtcaggtcacatggtaaGGAAAACCCCAATTATAATACAGCTTCAAATATTGAACAAACTTTTTGTCTAATGTAAATAATATTTGATCAAACAACTATAGCAGTATAGGGCAGAAAAAATACATAATAGGAATAGTCTTTTTTAGGTGAGCCTAAACACTAGTAATATTATAAATTGCTACAATGAGATCCGAATAAGTGAAAACATTAGAACATAAAATGAAACTAAAGGATGATGATTAGAGATAAATTTAAGGTCTCACGAGGCAGATCTGCGTAGAAGATCAGGATGTTGCCATCATGCGACAGCTCCACTTTGTAGGAGATGGTGTCTTTACTGCAGGGGAACTCCTGGGGTCCCTTCATCCAAGTGAGCTTGACTGAGCCACAGAGTTGGCTGCAGTTACTCTTTAGGCCGCTAATCTTTTTATTGTCCAATTCACATGTCACACAGTCCCTGGACATAAAGACAGGTTAACAGACAtactgaaggtacacacacacacacgttttgttGTTCCATCCTCGTGGGGACCTTAATTTATATTCAAAATTCTGttttccttaacccctacccttaaacctaacccttacccttagaATAACCATAACCTTGACcttaaaccctaaacctaaccttaacccgtaaccctaacctaaatcctaaacctaactcctaacccttaccctaaccctaattctaacccaaaCCCagttctaaccctaactctaaccgcTGATCTTATAATAGAATTTGTCCTCACGTGGACGGGGGAAATATCCCCACGAGggagaattttccttgttttactatccttgtggggacttttgGGGATTTTATTGTAGCAAAAAGTAAACTGTTGCTGTACAGTCACTATTCAAGACCTAAGCTTTGTCAACCTGGAAGCTCAATCCAAACTCACTTTAAGTTATTGTCTTGTACTCACAGGAATTTTGGGCATGCGTTAGCAATCTTTGAGCAGTTTATGCCAAAGAAGTCTTTGTTGCATTGGCACTGGTTACACTGGCATGTTCCCTGGCCATTGCACAGCTTCCCAGCAGTCCTGCACTGGTCGGTGAGGGTGGAACAGTCACATGCAGAGCCTGTGTAATTGGCATTACACTTACATGTTCCACATTCACACTGCCCATTACCTGCAGAAGACATTACATGGCTGAAAAATGGGCTGCAATAAAATACAACTAAGGAACACATTCTTCAGCCAATCAAATTACATGGCAGGAACTAACTGTTTGAGTTTACTCACCACCGCAGAGCATGTTGTTGTGGCGGGCACAGCTGTTGTCATCACATTGGCAAAAATTGCCGCGGTGGGTGCCCTGACACATACACATGCCACACTCACAGCTCCCATGCCCGCTGCACAACTGCGAGGAGTTGTCTTGGCGACATGTTGCGGCCATAGATTCGGCAGAGGTCATGTCCTTAGGCCGCTCACACTCACACCTCTGACCCAGGTGACCCTCATCACAGCTAAAGGGCATAGTATTTTACAAAAACTATGAAAAGCCAGGGGAAAACAACAAAATAACAGGGGAAATTCTGATACTTATAGCCTATTTTGGGCCAGGAGTTGTTTCTGGTCAGGTTACGTGATCAGAGAAGACTCCTATTCCTACTCATTAGTATCTAAACAACACTTTAATCACTTTCTCTGGAGAACAATTGGCTTTAATCACCTGAAGTTTTGATGATACATTTCTTTGACTACAGAAACTAGTTTACTGCTCTATGGTAACAGTCAGACTGCAGACTGCAGCTGTTTCCCTCACTCTGTGCAGTTTGTAAGCACAGTTCTCTATCTCACCAAACAGGAGGTGCTGTGAGTTCTAGTCCTAATTTTAGGACTTGCCTGCAGATGCCGCAGGTGAGCGTTCCAATTTCATTGCAGTGTGAggactgctcttctctgtcttggcagtcacagtcacacagggTTTCCACAGAGACCTTCAGGGTCTCGCTGATGCCCTGCAGTTTTAGGGAAAACGTCTGCTTCTCCTTTAGACATGTTGAAATGTTCAGGCTTACCGTGAAGTTGACCTGGGAGCAAGAGAGGGGATAATACACAACAAAATGTTCTTTCAGTCCAAGTTACATGACTAAATCCTTTGAAGACATGAACTTTGCTGTTCTTATTCACATTATGATCTCTTCCCCCGCCCCTGCTTTGTGCCAGACCTGCTGGTTGAGCTTGACGTTCATGCACTCGCCCCTCCTCTGCCAATGGGTGTTGTCCCCTTTTTCAGGGGTGCAGTGGGATCTGTAGGTCACATCCAGATCTGAGGGAGCTTCATGGTGCTCCAGTAAGATGGTGGAGGACAGGTTCTGTGAATAGATATGCATTACCAGATAGAACTGCTGATGATGTTACATCTA from Oncorhynchus keta strain PuntledgeMale-10-30-2019 chromosome 10, Oket_V2, whole genome shotgun sequence includes the following:
- the LOC118388560 gene encoding integrin beta-7-like isoform X12 codes for the protein MVGIFILGTFLLYCVGQNQIQGVPQGCVSQPSCSACLRSPGCAWCKHKDFLKSGESSERRCDTAESLRTRRCEQMDIINPRLDPVFLKNNDLSSNSDNVVQLKPQNLLFKLRVGVPQTFNVSFKRAEGYPIDLYYLMDLSFSMKDDLDTIKNLGQDILSALKKVTQKVRIGFGSFVDKVALPYVSQVKAKKNNPCPNRLNICQPAFSFQNILRLTEDVDEFKTRVSDQIISGNLDSPEAGFDAIMQAAVCQSVIGWNNVTRILVYTSDDTFHIAGDGRLAGIFEPHDGMCHLNGTGFYDGTKYDYPSVGQLARVLAANNIQLIFAVTEDSVPAYKALSKLIPQSVVGVLKNDSSNVVLLISEAYSNLSSTILLEHHEAPSDLDVTYRSHCTPEKGDNTHWQRRGECMNVKLNQQVNFTVSLNISTCLKEKQTFSLKLQGISETLKVSVETLCDCDCQDREEQSSHCNEIGTLTCGICSCDEGHLGQRCECERPKDMTSAESMAATCRQDNSSQLCSGHGSCECGMCMCQGTHRGNFCQCDDNSCARHNNMLCGGNGQCECGTCKCNANYTGSACDCSTLTDQCRTAGKLCNGQGTCQCNQCQCNKDFFGINCSKIANACPKFLDCVTCELDNKKISGLKSNCSQLCGSVKLTWMKGPQEFPCSKDTISYKVELSHDGNILIFYADLPRSIDKTYVIIGSSVSSIIFIGIAVILISRLMLELHYRREYDSFLKAKEAEVWQDMKNPLFQDATTVVMNPMHVQED
- the LOC118388560 gene encoding integrin beta-7-like isoform X3, whose amino-acid sequence is MNVGCTKKTLIHLVYRSLHLYPQAMVGIFILGTFLLYCVGQNQIQGVPQGCVSQPSCSACLRSPGCAWCKHKDFLKSGESSERRCDTAESLRTRRCEQMDIINPRLDPVFLKNNDLSSNSDNVVQLKPQNLLFKLRVGVPQTFNVSFKRAEGYPIDLYYLMDLSFSMKDDLDTIKNLGQDILSALKKVTQKVRIGFGSFVDKVALPYVSQVKAKKNNPCPNRLNICQPAFSFQNILRLTEDVDEFKTRVSDQIISGNLDSPEAGFDAIMQAAVCQSVIGWNNVTRILVYTSDDTFHIAGDGRLAGIFEPHDGMCHLNGTGFYDGTKYDYPSVGQLARVLAANNIQLIFAVTEDSVPAYKALSKLIPQSVVGVLKNDSSNVVLLISEAYSNLSSTILLEHHEAPSDLDVTYRSHCTPEKGDNTHWQRRGECMNVKLNQQVNFTVSLNISTCLKEKQTFSLKLQGISETLKVSVETLCDCDCQDREEQSSHCNEIGTLTCGICSCDEGHLGQRCECERPKDMTSAESMAATCRQDNSSQLCSGHGSCECGMCMCQGTHRGNFCQCDDNSCARHNNMLCGGNGQCECGTCKCNANYTGSACDCSTLTDQCRTAGKLCNGQGTCQCNQCQCNKDFFGINCSKIANACPKFLDCVTCELDNKKISGLKSNCSQLCGSVKLTWMKGPQEFPCSKDTISYKVELSHDGNILIFYADLPRSIDKTYVIIGSSVSSIIFIGIAVILISRLMLELHYRREYDSFLKAKEAEVWQDMKNPLFQDATTVVMNPMHVQED